The Helianthus annuus cultivar XRQ/B chromosome 11, HanXRQr2.0-SUNRISE, whole genome shotgun sequence region ggtgcggaagaccatttcaaaagagactgcccccagctgaatcagaatcagaacaacaacaaccaaggaaatgggaacaacaatgggggtaacaacgacgacaatggtgctaggggacgtgtcttCGTGATCGGTCAGGGTGAGTTTCTACTTGGCGACTTTtgtgttactgttttattttattcgggtgccgatactagtttcgtgtctttaaaggttagtcaaatgcttaatcgtgccccaacacttttgaacaccaagcacatagtaGAACTAGCAAGCGGTAAAAGTcgagaggccacacacatagtttagGGTTGCAATCTTGTTCTTGCTAATCAGACCTTTTCCATCGACCTCATTCTTATTgttctgcggaatttcgggacgaaattccaaaccaacagggggatgatgtgacaccccaggaaaccacacaacataactagcttccttagTGATTACGTGCTAGATTTCGGGACGAaatccctttcaagttggggatgatgtcacaactgagcaAAACCCGCAACAACTCTGATTTCTTACTTCGTTTCTCTCACACTTGACgcttgccaatttcgggacgaaattttcttcaagttggggatgatgtgacaacccgaacttttaaggTTAATCTCACTAACTTTGATTCCTCGTTATTCCTCCTTCACTTTCATTACGACTAGTAAACGCGTCACATTTATGTTTAAAGGTATTAGTGAAGCCTATCATGTGGCCTTTGTTAATCAGGCCCAACTCATGTGTTGTAATCTAAGCCGGCCCCAACTTGAGTATTAATCGGCCCACAAATGCTCATCAGCCCACATTTATATATATCGAATATATATACACTGTTAGTTAGGCTGTTtacttgggcttgagcccatgaCCCACAACCGGCCCCAAGACCCTTGTTTATTAGCTAATCAACCCAATCCCTTTATAATGTGATTAACCGGCCCAACACCTATACGAATTATAATCTAAGTCAAATCTAATCTAGTTTAAAAGCTATAACAAACCCCATATTCCTCTCTACCTCTCCCATACGTTCGGCAGCAGAAGATTTACCCACCCCCTCTCGACTTCTGTGTTCTTGGATACATTAATCAGGTTAGCATATGTTCTAAGTTAATTATATGACTGTGTGATTTTAAATGTATAAAGGTTTATGCCATGCTACTTGCTTGTTAAACgatgattagggttcatgctagCCTATGCGTAAATTATGAGGATGTTAGGGTGGGTTAAGTCAAAGGGGTATCTAGTAAATGGCGGCCATGTGAGGGTATCATACTAGTCAACATCTATTCATCCTGGTTGAATAATCGGTGGTCCATGCATCAATTAAATAAAAGTATTTGATAAAGGGTTTAGGGGGCTGTGTGTCATGCAAGGGTTGGACCGTTCAAGGGCCCAATGGGGCGGCTGGTCTAACCATGTGTGTGTAGTTTGTATTGTTTAATTATACATGGAAACAAAAGAATTAAATAATGTTGATATATATAAGTGTCTTAGAGGTCCAATGAATAGGTAGTTAAGTGATCTGATGGATTGGATAGTTGTATGTTAGATGGCGACATATGTATTTAAAGGATAGTGATGTTATTATGCATGGATGTGTGTGCTGTTTTGGAAAGTTTAGGCAATTAAATAAGGGACCTTCATAATTGGCGGCTGCATGTGTTAAAAGAATAGCATGACTACCCTGAATGTTCAGAACAAATGTCGGCCATAGTTTCTTAATATGAGTATTTTGGTTGTTACTTGGTTattgtgaaaaagaaagaaacTTGTTTACACAAACTGATAAAATAAGTGCTCGGTCATATGCAACAAAAATAGGTGGTTATATTATTGTGAATTGGAATACATAGCAACCGAGAAATTATGTTGGGCCACGAGAATTGTTGCGGGGGCCCAAGTTCACAAACGTTAACAGGCCGCACAGTTGATTTGATTATATGTGTGTTATTGGGTTGTTAACTGTTAATGGTTTGATATATAACGTGTTAACTGTTAAGTCAAGAGTATGGGGCAATAAATACTAAAACATGTATACTTATTCATTTCTTGCTAAGTGGAATAAAACCTGTTGTGCTGATTAGTATGTGCAATTATCATAGGCCGTGGTTGACCAATTTCGTTTAACGAGtaaattaatcttaccgagcaaaactaaggtgagttcactgcacttttctcaagcatgcgtcccggtggtttgggacaacgggtaaacatttggaagggaaacattgggtaaacaacttaatcggttttggttattgcctggagggcaatgggggtgattagttgatagcgctattaggtgggaaacctcacaccgggccgtaaggacgggcgtgaactaattatctgggtatggctatggttgttagaggcacactcctcggatacatatgggcactctccctagggtatctaacgaaggcaacatagcaatcggtcgttaaggggtacccactccccggatacacatgggcacattccctagggtatctaacatgagcaacattgtaacgcaacattgaatcgcattaacatacatatggtaacataacttgttaacaaaaccttgaactcaccagcgtagtctgacacacttgtttacatgcttgtaggtgattactgaagggacttgggagcttgctgtctgatgctgctggagtggttgtggtcataataaaccgTTATcttaatttgcttttgatacattaCACAttgatacttttatgcttccgctcagtacttggTTTTGATTTAACTTTTCAGACGTTACATtaatttcaattgggtatttcaatacattataacttgtgtttgttatgattggtggctctttgtgaatcgttacacctccatcagggacacgccctaggtggtaatttgggggtgtgacacattaactgttgaaccagtaagaggtctaaatcattaagagtctcattaagaggtaaacaaacaacccctaacttATCCTATTTAGTTTTTGCCTATATGGGAATAAATCCAATTCTCATTTAACCCAGTTAAACCCAGTaatgttttaaaatttaaacacatTTTAAAACACATAAAAGGGTAAAGTCTAAAAATCAAAGCAACGGCAAATTGGCAAAAGGGGTGGTAATCGCCTGAGAGCTCATTTTTTTCCTACTCGCCTAGGGCCTAGAGATTCTCAGTGATAGACTTGTGTGTTGCATGATCTAAGATATGTCGATATGTGTTTGTTTTGTTATGGTAGCGGTAGTAACTAGTAAGATGATACTTATGCATGTAGCTTTTATACATGGTTAGCTAAAAGTACTATATTTTGTTAACAAGAACATGTTTGTTGATATGCTAGAATCGCAAGGATAAGACAAGTagatgaaaaatataataaaagtaCACATTGGTAAAGAGAGAACATGCGGATGCAAATATAAAAGTAAAAAAGATCCAATCCCAAAAATTCCAAAGATGAGGGGAGATCCGAAAGGATTTTGTATATAAAAAGTAATGCTTTAAAAAAAGAACAAGAGGAGGCTATACATGGGACTATTATAATGACTGTTGGAGGTTTTGAAAAGCTAATTAGAAGATTTTTTCTAACAAAAACTTAAGATTGAAGATATTATTGAAAATGTGAAATCGCTAGGGTTTCTATGGTTCAATAATGGATAGAAATTCAAGTCCGTTCAATGGGACAAATGGCGTAAGTTAGTTTTGATGTAGGTCTTTTTGTTAGGGTCAGTGGTGTTTGTTTGGGTTTTAAATGGCTTTGTTAGCATCGACGATCTTCGAAGTTGACACTCTAAACTTGTTCACCAATGACCCTTCGAAGATGATGATGGAGACCAAAGAAAATAACATGAAAGCTAAAGTGGTATCATCTCATAAACTACGAGTAAGAAGAATTAGGTTAACGTTTGAGAAATCTAAGGGTGAAAGGAGTGGGAGCAGTGAAGCATGCGGCAAACGGTTTTACCGAAGGGGAACACCGCCGCAAATAGGCAACTCACCGTGCGGTGATGATTATATTGGTGACTACTCACCGCACCTCCACTTGACCGTTTGGAGAATTATAGCCGTTGGAATTGGTAGGTGGGCAACAGCTTTGTTGccgtttttataaaaaaaaattaatttcatatttttacactatataaacccaacccagtTTTAAACCTCTCATTTCTCCAAAACTAATCTCTATacctatttttatttaaaatggcGGATGAAATACCATTGTTTTTCCACCCGATAGCAGTGACGACGAGTTAGCTTGAACCGATAGTAGCataattttttttccaaaatctcATCGAGCAAGCCGAACTACAAGACACGGGCACATCTAGCAAGAAACGATATGTTCGTCGTGATCGTGAGAGTGACCACGGAACCCTTATGGCGGATTATTTTGTCGAGGACCCGAAATACAACGATGATATTTTTCGTCATAGGTTCCTTATGTCAAAacgtttgtttctaaaaattgtGAGTGAAGTGGAAGCGAATAACCCGTGGTTTGAAGAAGGCGTGGATGCGAGAATGAAGAAGAGTTTTACACAGTTGCAAAAAGTTACTTCGGCTATTAAACAACTTGCAATCGGTAACCCTCCAGACGAGAACGACGAGTATTTACATATGGCCGAAAGGACTTCCCGCGAGTGTCTAGAATATTTCTGCGAAACGGTATGTAAAATATACGCTCCCGAGTTATTACGTAGACCAACAAGCCACGACATGGCGCTTTTGTACCAAGCTCATGAGGAGAAACATCACCTTCCCGGTATGGTCGGTAGCCTTGATTGCACCCATTTCGTTTGGAGAATGTGTCCCACAGAGTTTTGAGGCCAATATATGAGAGTAGATCACCAATACCCGACAGTTATGCTCGAAGCGATGACCTCTCAAGATTTGTgggtttggcatgctttttgcGGTCCTCCAGGTGCACAAAACGACATCAATGTGCTTCAGCAATCTCCATTATTTCTTACCGAATGAAATGGAACTGCGCCAAAATGTCCATTTTACGTTAATAACCACTTATACAAACGTGGTTATTATCTCGTGGATGGAATCTACCCTACATGGTACGTGTTTGTCAAATCATTTCCATATCTTCACCTACTAGACGAAAAGAAGTTTAAGAAGCAACACGAGGCGGCAAGAAAAGACGTGGAACGGACTTTTGGTGTTTTGGAGTCAAAATGGGGTATAATGAATTGGCCAATGCGTGCTAGGAGTGTGAAAAAAATAGGTATGTGGTGTATACATctattattttacacaacatgattttaAAAGATGACGGAAACGCGATAGCACCAGTACACATTCGGGATCCTCCAATCGAGTCCACTCTCAATGACAGTGTGTTAAACGAGCTTATGGATGAAGAtacgcattggagactaaaacatgatctcgttgagcatctcggaagaCTAGATTTACCCCATCTATTGGTGGAATCCGACAAAGAGTAGtaattttatttagtttaattaaatgtaattttaattatttttaatttaatataatgttttttttaatttattgtactttattttgttaaaaatatgttttatttattaattaatagtTTATAAAAAAGGATAAAAAAATTACCTCTACCCAAGAGAGGTGACCACCCTTATGTTTTTTTGGGAAGAGAGAACTTAAAGAGAGAAGTTGACATGACAAAAGATGATTGGGTGGGTGAAAAGGTTACCTCTTCCCATGAGGTGACCACCCCTTTCACCATAACAAGTATTTCACAAACACTTCGTCGACTTGAAATAAAGGATAAGATACTCGACATATCACACAAATCCCTTTATGGTTTCAAATCAACAAAAGTCGTAGTAGTAAATAGTGGTGCATGCTAAAAGCAAACATTTTATGTTACACATGTTTAAAATACGCTCATCTCCCTCCTGAAATGTCTTCCTTTGAAAACCCATCTCCATTAACATCGCCAGAAAGGTATCGATTTCATGTGGGAGGTAGCAGGATGTGAGAAAGGACGAAGGGGCAACAatcattttcttcttttttctgTAGAGATGAGCTCGGTACCACCAAAAGTACCGATTCGGAAAACACcaaaaatgggtaccggtaccagtaCGGTATTTTAATATAAAAAGTGGGTAAAATATCGTACCATACCAAACGGAAAGTACCGACCCTGAAAAAATGCCAAAAATGGTTACCGAAATATAATCTGTACAATACAATTTGGTACTAGTGTTTTTCAGTGCCTAGTACCGATTGCTCATTCCTATTTTTCtctgtgtttttttttaattcgtTGCCATTTCATTCAAAAAACCATATGGGTTGGTGGTCTATTGAAAAACATTTAGCACAGTGCACATAAACTCAAGCTTCAAGTGTGTTTTATAGCATTTGTTGGCACTTCACCAAGAAAACCACATGGGTCAGTTGTATATAAAAAAACCTTATTTACCATAATAACACATAAACTCACACTTCATGTGCTATATCCGcataagaaagaaaaaaaatgtacACGCCCACCTTAGaacatttttaactttttatgaaAACATAAAATTACTTCATGGGTGTTTTACTTTTAGGGGGCGACATCAGGACATTGAAAAATGATAAAAGGGTCATATTGACTTCCGATGCTTCTCATTCATGAGATGTTTAACTAAAAGATGCaattaaaatttataaaagttaACAATTAGTAGACCAAAAGTCATCCCGTTACATAAAGTAAAATGCTAGAGAGAAACAAAAATAAATGGTAATTATCATATGAGACTGCAGATCCATCAGGCAATACACAGTTTCAAGATTAAATCAACATAATCATCATCAGCC contains the following coding sequences:
- the LOC110888513 gene encoding uncharacterized protein LOC110888513, whose amino-acid sequence is MADYFVEDPKYNDDIFRHRFLMSKRLFLKIVSEVEANNPWFEEGVDARMKKSFTQLQKVTSAIKQLAIGNPPDENDEYLHMAERTSRECLEYFCETVCKIYAPELLRRPTSHDMALLYQAHEEKHHLPDEKKFKKQHEAARKDVERTFGVLESKWGIMNWPMRARSVKKIDDGNAIAPVHIRDPPIESTLNDSVLNELMDEDTHWRLKHDLVEHLGRLDLPHLLVESDKE